Proteins encoded within one genomic window of Bacillus sp. F19:
- a CDS encoding ferritin-like domain-containing protein — protein sequence MAVNDVVKTLNNFLKGQYMGIHAYEHHIQKLKDPYLKNEFQRIQQDHKNHALKVAERIQNLGGTPVDDEGLIGSVQGFMGQFMIPDNSAGIIESVLKGEDYYGIQISEEIVKGDLDPESRQLIEEILDKDREHVNFLNRLVH from the coding sequence ATGGCAGTTAACGATGTAGTAAAAACATTAAATAACTTTTTAAAGGGGCAATACATGGGTATCCATGCTTATGAACACCACATACAGAAATTAAAAGATCCTTACTTAAAAAATGAATTTCAAAGAATTCAACAAGATCATAAGAATCATGCCTTAAAAGTTGCAGAAAGAATTCAAAATCTGGGAGGAACCCCAGTGGATGATGAGGGGTTAATTGGTTCAGTCCAAGGCTTTATGGGTCAATTTATGATTCCTGATAATTCGGCTGGAATCATCGAAAGTGTATTAAAGGGAGAAGATTACTATGGGATACAAATATCAGAAGAAATTGTAAAAGGAGATTTAGACCCTGAAAGCCGGCAATTAATTGAAGAGATTTTAGATAAGGACAGAGAGCATGTAAATTTCTTAAATCGATTAGTCCACTAG
- a CDS encoding pyridoxamine 5'-phosphate oxidase family protein, protein MSDQDLKEQVVKIISDHRKGILSSVENNKPHSRYMTFYNDDLTLFTPTQMDTEKIEEIEKNPSVSVLLGYEEKGLSDAYVEILGTSAINDSQALKKQYWDESFNKWFDGPEDPNYVFLQIQPETVRILNIHGEPPQELTIENEGKSN, encoded by the coding sequence ATGAGCGATCAAGATTTAAAGGAGCAGGTTGTTAAAATTATCTCTGATCACAGAAAGGGTATTCTTTCATCGGTTGAAAATAACAAACCCCATTCACGATATATGACGTTTTATAATGATGACTTAACATTATTTACACCAACGCAAATGGATACTGAAAAAATAGAAGAAATAGAAAAAAATCCATCCGTTTCTGTACTGTTAGGTTATGAAGAAAAAGGACTAAGCGATGCCTATGTTGAAATTTTAGGAACATCTGCCATTAATGATTCGCAAGCTTTGAAAAAACAATACTGGGACGAATCATTTAATAAATGGTTTGACGGCCCTGAAGATCCGAACTACGTGTTTCTTCAAATACAACCTGAAACTGTCCGTATCTTAAACATCCATGGTGAGCCACCGCAAGAACTTACTATAGAAAATGAAGGTAAATCAAATTAG
- the uvsE gene encoding UV DNA damage repair endonuclease UvsE, whose product MTIVRLGYVAMSMELNNASPSKTMTFAQFQKIDDREAAIRKLERIALLNLQNTLRLLKHNVASDIHFYRLTSRLIPLANHEELLDWNYMRPLKGLLREIGDFAIKHNIRIDFHPDHFVLINSMQKHILKNSINTLKLHYLLLKAMGIDSTHRCVMHVGGNYKDTENSLERFVENWMVIPRPIQKMIMLENDDTSFTLEDTLYLCEKLNIPLVFDYHHHLAHHQNANWEVNWNRVVQTWRHSPLPIKMHISSPKSDKEFRHHSDYVDTDMFFKFLKEIKGSISQIDCMIEAKRKDEALFKLMEEVKTREDVDTIDSSSFHLK is encoded by the coding sequence ATGACGATTGTACGTCTTGGTTATGTTGCTATGAGTATGGAACTAAACAACGCGTCTCCATCGAAAACGATGACTTTTGCCCAATTTCAGAAAATTGATGACCGGGAAGCTGCCATTCGAAAATTGGAGCGTATAGCGCTTTTAAATCTACAAAATACATTAAGGCTATTAAAACATAATGTAGCTTCTGACATTCATTTTTATCGTTTAACCTCCCGTCTTATTCCTTTGGCGAACCATGAAGAGCTTCTCGATTGGAATTATATGAGGCCACTAAAAGGACTGCTGCGTGAGATTGGGGATTTCGCCATAAAACATAATATAAGAATTGACTTTCATCCAGATCACTTTGTCCTTATTAATTCTATGCAGAAACACATTTTGAAAAACTCAATAAATACTTTAAAGCTGCATTATTTATTACTAAAGGCTATGGGGATTGACTCGACTCATCGCTGTGTCATGCATGTAGGTGGTAATTATAAGGATACCGAAAATTCACTTGAACGTTTTGTTGAAAATTGGATGGTCATCCCAAGACCCATTCAAAAAATGATCATGCTTGAAAATGACGATACTTCTTTTACCTTAGAAGATACACTTTACTTATGTGAAAAACTGAATATTCCTCTTGTATTCGATTATCATCATCACCTTGCCCATCATCAAAATGCAAATTGGGAAGTCAACTGGAATAGAGTTGTGCAAACCTGGAGACATTCTCCACTTCCTATAAAAATGCACATTTCAAGTCCAAAAAGTGATAAAGAGTTTCGCCATCATTCAGATTATGTAGACACCGATATGTTTTTCAAATTTCTTAAAGAGATAAAGGGAAGTATTTCACAAATTGACTGTATGATTGAAGCCAAGAGAAAAGATGAGGCACTTTTTAAATTAATGGAAGAAGTCAAAACAAGGGAGGATGTTGATACCATTGATAGCTCTTCTTTTCACTTGAAGTAA
- the uvsE gene encoding UV DNA damage repair endonuclease UvsE, which produces MKIRFGYVANALGLWDASPSKTLTFARYSALPKNERMEKLKSVTAQNLHHTKRILFYNIAHEIELYRFSSSLVTLATHPEVMWNFITPFKTEWEELGQLIQQFKLRPSFHPNQFTLFTSPRKEVTQNAVKDMKYHFKMLEAMNALQHGIINIHIGGAYGDKHTSLERFHKNVKELPNKIKMHMTLENDDKTYNIEETLITCEKETIPMILDYHHHMANKEEIDLTLYLQRIFNTWSKTDSVPKVHLSSPKSEKEYRSHADYVSLEFVLPFLTLAKELNQDLDIMIEAKQKNLAMQKLIEEVASLRGVKRISSSAVEW; this is translated from the coding sequence ATGAAGATTCGTTTTGGCTATGTGGCGAATGCATTAGGCTTATGGGATGCAAGTCCTTCAAAGACTTTAACTTTTGCACGGTATTCAGCTCTTCCTAAAAACGAGCGAATGGAAAAGCTTAAATCTGTTACCGCACAAAATTTACATCATACTAAAAGAATTTTGTTTTATAATATCGCGCATGAAATAGAATTATATCGGTTTTCAAGCTCACTTGTCACCTTAGCAACCCATCCGGAAGTGATGTGGAATTTCATTACCCCTTTCAAAACCGAGTGGGAAGAACTTGGACAATTAATACAACAATTTAAGCTTCGCCCTAGTTTTCACCCAAATCAATTCACACTCTTCACAAGTCCGCGAAAAGAAGTGACCCAGAATGCAGTGAAGGACATGAAGTATCATTTTAAGATGCTTGAAGCGATGAATGCACTACAACATGGAATTATTAATATTCATATTGGTGGTGCATACGGGGATAAACACACATCATTAGAGCGCTTCCATAAAAATGTAAAGGAATTACCTAATAAAATTAAAATGCATATGACGCTTGAAAATGATGATAAGACCTATAATATTGAAGAAACCCTTATCACTTGTGAAAAAGAAACAATACCAATGATCCTGGATTATCACCATCATATGGCCAATAAAGAGGAGATCGACCTTACTCTTTATTTACAACGCATCTTTAACACTTGGAGTAAAACCGATTCTGTTCCAAAAGTTCACCTATCCTCTCCAAAATCAGAAAAAGAATATCGTTCCCATGCTGATTATGTCTCTCTGGAATTTGTTCTTCCTTTTTTAACATTGGCAAAGGAACTGAATCAGGACTTAGACATAATGATCGAAGCGAAACAAAAAAACCTTGCCATGCAAAAACTGATAGAAGAGGTCGCTTCTCTTAGAGGGGTTAAACGTATATCAAGCTCTGCTGTGGAATGGTGA
- a CDS encoding iron-sulfur cluster assembly accessory protein, whose product MKCKINRNAAKELKELLAGEEAEGKMIRVVVTEMHGDHAHYDITLDTPTEHDEIVKTDKEIDVLLDQREDFLDGVWIQYFYVPQAGFVITNSSKGSHRH is encoded by the coding sequence ATGAAATGCAAAATCAACCGCAATGCAGCTAAAGAATTAAAAGAGCTCCTTGCCGGAGAAGAAGCTGAAGGCAAAATGATACGTGTTGTTGTGACAGAAATGCACGGCGATCACGCACATTATGATATCACGCTTGATACACCGACTGAGCATGATGAAATTGTGAAAACAGACAAAGAAATTGACGTGCTGCTGGATCAGCGCGAAGACTTTTTAGACGGCGTCTGGATTCAGTATTTTTATGTGCCGCAGGCAGGGTTTGTCATTACAAATTCAAGTAAAGGCAGCCATAGGCATTAA
- a CDS encoding LLM class flavin-dependent oxidoreductase: MSSETIKDVKLSVLDLAPVVEGSTPSEAFKNTLDLAQHADKWGYNRFWLAEHHNMEGIASSATAVLIGHVAGGTTNIRVGSGGIMLPNHAPLVIAEQFGTLESLYPGRIDLGLGRAPGTDQLTARALRRENMSNGEDFPEQLNELMGYFQPAEAEHVSAVPGKGLNVPIWLLGSSGFSAQLAGRLGLPFAFASHFSPEHTIPAMRLYRSSFKASNVLQEPYAMVGANVIAADSDEKAAYLATTMQQQFLNLVRNRPGKMQPPVENMEELWTPYEKAAIHQQLGSSIVGSKSTVNEKLEKFIEETGANEIMVNASIYDHQERLRSFEIVSQLFK, from the coding sequence ATGTCCAGTGAAACTATAAAAGATGTAAAGCTGTCCGTATTGGATCTTGCGCCTGTAGTAGAAGGGAGCACACCGAGCGAAGCTTTTAAAAACACTCTTGATCTTGCTCAGCATGCTGATAAATGGGGCTATAACCGTTTTTGGCTTGCAGAGCATCATAATATGGAGGGAATTGCGAGTTCAGCCACAGCTGTTTTGATTGGACATGTAGCAGGGGGTACGACAAATATTCGCGTAGGATCAGGCGGTATCATGCTGCCTAATCATGCACCTTTAGTTATTGCAGAACAGTTTGGAACACTTGAATCCCTTTATCCAGGCAGAATTGATCTTGGGCTTGGACGCGCTCCGGGAACCGATCAGCTCACCGCCCGAGCGCTCCGCAGAGAAAACATGAGCAATGGAGAGGATTTCCCAGAACAGCTTAATGAACTTATGGGGTATTTTCAGCCTGCTGAAGCAGAACATGTCAGCGCTGTTCCAGGAAAAGGCCTGAACGTGCCAATCTGGCTGCTCGGCTCAAGCGGATTCAGTGCTCAGCTAGCGGGAAGATTAGGATTGCCATTTGCATTTGCAAGTCATTTTTCCCCAGAGCACACTATTCCTGCCATGCGCCTGTACAGAAGCAGCTTCAAAGCGTCTAATGTACTTCAAGAACCTTATGCAATGGTAGGCGCAAACGTAATAGCCGCAGACAGCGATGAAAAAGCAGCATATTTAGCTACTACCATGCAGCAGCAATTTTTGAATCTTGTCCGCAATCGCCCAGGGAAAATGCAGCCGCCGGTAGAAAATATGGAAGAACTATGGACACCGTATGAAAAAGCAGCCATTCATCAGCAGCTTGGATCATCAATTGTCGGAAGTAAAAGTACTGTTAATGAGAAACTTGAAAAATTCATAGAAGAGACAGGGGCAAACGAAATTATGGTCAACGCCTCAATCTATGATCATCAAGAACGATTGCGTTCCTTTGAAATTGTTTCACAGCTTTTTAAGTAA
- a CDS encoding PLP-dependent aminotransferase family protein — protein MANEWKPDRSSEQPIYKQIVHYFEKQIRNGELPPLSKLPSERKLSKDLGVNRSTVATAYAELSASDLIISKKGSGTVVRGSNRAYQGGRMPNWNRMLIAGTLLPNVPIIQRIAEETNHKHLIDIATGQLSPELFPNQQFQHILKNQTFDHPLSYDHPHGNLKLRETIARHLKIDKKIECTPSSILITSGAQQALHLIIQCLLKPGDAVAIEDPSYTYSLPIFRSLGIKTILLEVDENGVHPNDIHNAYINHRIRMIFLSPAYQNPTGAVLHPERRKKILKTAFEFGIPIVEDDPYSLLSFENERAATLKSEDSHGVVIYISSLSKMVSSGIRIGWILAPKQIIERLSDARQQIDFGSSIFSDWLASEFLNSDFFEPHLCQLKIELKNRRDLLVSAIEKHLPGQVEYSVPKGGIHLWCRIRQNHHDEKLFNRAVDKGVIYTPGIALGSKKGCVRFTFGRAAKQSIDTAIAAFSDALFEQK, from the coding sequence ATGGCAAATGAATGGAAGCCCGATCGTTCTAGTGAGCAGCCAATCTATAAACAGATCGTTCATTATTTTGAAAAGCAGATTCGAAACGGGGAACTGCCTCCATTAAGCAAATTGCCTTCTGAACGAAAGCTGTCAAAGGACTTAGGGGTAAACAGAAGCACGGTAGCAACAGCCTATGCTGAACTTAGTGCGTCCGATTTAATTATCAGCAAAAAGGGAAGCGGTACAGTTGTCCGCGGGTCAAATCGTGCCTATCAAGGCGGACGGATGCCAAACTGGAACCGCATGCTGATAGCTGGAACACTGCTGCCAAATGTACCGATCATTCAGAGAATTGCGGAAGAAACCAATCATAAACATCTGATTGATATAGCTACAGGGCAATTATCGCCTGAATTGTTCCCAAATCAGCAATTTCAGCACATATTAAAGAATCAGACCTTCGATCATCCCTTAAGCTATGATCATCCGCACGGTAATTTGAAATTGAGGGAAACCATTGCCAGACATCTGAAAATAGATAAAAAAATAGAATGTACACCATCATCCATTCTAATTACATCAGGAGCCCAGCAAGCTCTTCACCTTATCATTCAGTGTTTATTGAAACCTGGCGATGCTGTTGCAATAGAAGATCCTTCATATACATATTCCTTGCCTATTTTCAGATCGCTTGGCATTAAGACAATTTTACTCGAAGTGGATGAAAATGGTGTGCATCCAAATGATATTCATAATGCATATATAAACCACAGAATTCGGATGATTTTTCTAAGTCCGGCTTATCAAAATCCAACTGGTGCCGTCTTACATCCTGAGCGGAGAAAAAAAATCCTCAAAACTGCTTTTGAGTTTGGCATTCCAATCGTTGAAGATGATCCTTACTCTTTACTGTCTTTTGAGAATGAAAGAGCAGCAACCTTAAAATCCGAAGATTCTCATGGCGTTGTTATCTATATCAGCTCACTGTCAAAAATGGTATCCTCAGGCATAAGAATCGGCTGGATATTGGCTCCAAAGCAAATTATTGAACGATTATCAGATGCCAGACAGCAAATCGATTTTGGATCTAGCATTTTTTCGGATTGGCTGGCAAGTGAGTTTTTGAATTCAGACTTTTTTGAACCACATCTTTGCCAGTTGAAAATTGAATTGAAAAATAGAAGAGATTTGTTGGTTTCAGCTATTGAAAAGCATCTTCCTGGTCAAGTGGAATATTCAGTGCCAAAAGGCGGTATTCACTTATGGTGCCGGATTAGACAAAATCATCATGATGAAAAACTATTTAATCGTGCAGTGGATAAAGGGGTAATCTATACGCCTGGAATTGCTCTTGGTTCGAAAAAAGGCTGTGTCAGGTTTACATTTGGACGAGCTGCTAAGCAATCAATCGACACAGCCATTGCTGCATTTTCAGATGCGCTGTTTGAGCAAAAATAA
- a CDS encoding YitT family protein — MIIITQKLAAILIGSLLISIGINGFLVPHHLIDGGVDGIALILHYYFDYKTGLCILFLSLPLCFFSWFFKPVYLYSSIHGLLISAFFIDLLDPLRTQFTLPIFLSSLIGGALIGIGIGVMLRNDTSTGGTDLLARLISDSTKLNIGISILMIDGLVAAAGYKTLGLRSFFFSCVTIGIIGLITHIIMKPSEH; from the coding sequence GTGATTATTATCACTCAAAAATTAGCAGCGATTTTAATAGGAAGCTTATTGATCAGTATTGGCATCAATGGCTTTTTAGTTCCGCATCATTTGATTGATGGCGGGGTCGACGGAATAGCCTTGATATTACATTACTATTTTGATTATAAAACGGGTTTATGCATTCTATTTTTAAGCTTGCCCCTTTGTTTTTTTTCGTGGTTTTTCAAGCCGGTCTATTTGTACAGCAGTATCCACGGTTTATTGATATCTGCATTTTTTATTGATTTGCTGGATCCACTGAGAACTCAATTTACTCTGCCGATTTTTTTAAGTTCCCTGATAGGAGGAGCTTTAATAGGAATTGGCATCGGAGTCATGCTCCGAAATGATACAAGCACAGGGGGAACGGATTTATTGGCACGGCTTATTTCAGACAGTACAAAATTAAATATTGGCATTTCGATTTTAATGATAGACGGGCTTGTAGCAGCGGCAGGTTATAAAACACTGGGATTGAGAAGCTTTTTCTTTTCATGTGTCACTATTGGAATAATTGGTTTAATAACACACATTATAATGAAACCTTCTGAACACTGA
- a CDS encoding VanW family protein, translated as MKFFLIGAILLLAQQIPTDDSLTITHNNHVIGKLDRNDAAMLMPETLLIDQIKLDKLMNHLDHQMYKAPVNAEIDKSGKIMPEKTGYRLNREIFRGKFHAYFFGSGAASVEAPRIKLYPRVDKELLASIRSERIGTYVTFFNKNNKQRTKNIYLAAEAINNTVIFPGETFSFNGVVGNRTAAKGYLRAPIIIRGELSEGIGGGICQVSSTLFNAIDNAGLKVIERYSHSRRVPYVPVGRDATVSWYGPDFRFTNKYSEPVLIRAAVYGASVMVTIYSTNEVAYEKRTELRK; from the coding sequence ATGAAATTCTTTTTAATTGGAGCTATTCTCCTGCTAGCCCAGCAAATACCAACAGATGACAGCTTGACGATTACCCATAATAATCATGTTATAGGAAAATTGGACCGGAATGATGCGGCAATGCTGATGCCAGAGACATTACTAATTGACCAAATAAAATTGGATAAACTCATGAATCATTTGGATCATCAAATGTATAAGGCTCCAGTAAATGCTGAAATCGACAAGAGCGGAAAAATAATGCCCGAAAAAACCGGCTACAGATTGAATCGTGAGATCTTCAGGGGAAAATTCCACGCTTACTTTTTTGGGAGCGGTGCAGCAAGTGTGGAAGCACCAAGAATAAAATTGTATCCCAGAGTAGATAAAGAATTGCTTGCCAGTATTCGCTCTGAAAGGATTGGGACCTATGTAACTTTTTTTAACAAGAATAATAAACAACGTACAAAGAACATATATCTTGCTGCAGAAGCGATCAATAACACAGTTATTTTTCCTGGCGAGACGTTTTCTTTCAACGGCGTGGTCGGCAACCGGACAGCAGCGAAGGGCTATTTGCGGGCTCCGATCATTATTAGAGGAGAACTGTCTGAAGGAATTGGAGGGGGCATTTGTCAAGTTTCCTCAACCTTATTTAATGCCATCGACAATGCCGGATTAAAAGTGATCGAGCGGTATTCTCACAGCAGGCGAGTCCCTTATGTTCCCGTCGGAAGAGATGCTACCGTCAGCTGGTATGGACCCGATTTTCGGTTCACGAACAAATATAGCGAGCCTGTATTGATCAGGGCGGCTGTTTATGGGGCAAGTGTGATGGTCACCATTTATTCAACGAATGAAGTTGCTTATGAAAAACGGACAGAGCTTCGAAAATAA
- a CDS encoding LTA synthase family protein, whose amino-acid sequence MKNVFAKSFLNKHLGFFLLAVVMLWIKTYTAYRVELNLGIDNAIQQFLLFINPISSAVLFLGLALFAKGRKAFIWMIVIDFLLSFLLYANLVYYRFFNDFITVPTLTQTKMNAGDLGQSTIALMKPYDVLYFLDVIILMVLVFGKFINPENVKMKSKRVSAVLISAVIMFGINLALAEMDRPQLLTRTFDRNYIVKYLGMYNYTIYDVIQSSKSSAQRALADGNDVTEVVNYSKATHAEPNPEYFGKAKGMNVIYISLESLQTFAIDYKINGEEVTPFLNSLTKNKNTLYFDNLFHQTGQGKTSDAEFMVENSLFPLPQGAVFTTKAENTYQAAPAILDQKGYSTAVFHGNYKSFWNRDVMYKSLGYEQFFDAAYYSMKDEDVVNYGLKDKPFFTESIPLLKSMEQPFYSKFISLTNHFPYPIDEDEATIDPHTTGDDSVDHYFQTARYMDESLKQFFEDLKKSGLYDNTMFVMYGDHYGISENHNKAMSQVMGKEINGFENAQLQRVPLFIHAPGLEGGKQHQFGGQVDIRPTLLHLLGIDTKDYVQMGTDLLSKDHQQVVPFRNGDFVTPEFTSVDGKFYDTATGETVEENEEIKQTEEMVDKKLTISDKIVYGDLLRFYTPKGFEPVDPTKYRYMGPEETEK is encoded by the coding sequence ATGAAAAATGTATTTGCTAAGAGTTTTTTGAATAAGCATCTTGGCTTTTTTCTGTTAGCAGTCGTTATGCTATGGATAAAGACTTATACTGCTTATCGCGTCGAACTGAATTTAGGAATTGATAATGCCATTCAGCAGTTCCTGCTGTTCATCAACCCGATCAGCTCTGCTGTGCTGTTTTTAGGTTTAGCCTTATTCGCCAAAGGAAGAAAGGCATTTATTTGGATGATTGTCATCGATTTTCTTCTTTCTTTCCTATTATATGCCAACCTTGTGTATTACCGATTCTTCAACGATTTTATTACAGTGCCAACATTGACACAGACTAAAATGAATGCTGGAGACTTGGGACAAAGTACCATTGCTTTGATGAAACCATACGATGTCCTTTACTTCCTGGATGTCATCATTTTAATGGTTCTTGTTTTTGGGAAGTTCATTAATCCTGAAAATGTAAAAATGAAAAGCAAAAGAGTTTCGGCAGTCCTGATTTCAGCTGTGATTATGTTCGGAATAAACCTTGCTTTAGCTGAAATGGACCGTCCGCAATTATTAACGCGCACGTTTGACCGCAATTACATTGTTAAATATTTAGGCATGTATAATTACACGATTTATGATGTGATTCAAAGCTCTAAATCATCTGCCCAGCGTGCACTTGCTGACGGCAATGATGTAACGGAAGTTGTAAACTATTCAAAAGCAACACATGCTGAACCTAATCCAGAATACTTTGGAAAAGCAAAAGGCATGAACGTTATTTATATTTCACTTGAATCATTGCAGACATTCGCCATTGATTATAAAATTAACGGTGAAGAAGTAACACCGTTTTTAAATTCTTTAACAAAGAACAAAAATACACTGTACTTTGACAATCTATTCCATCAGACAGGCCAGGGAAAAACGTCTGATGCTGAGTTCATGGTTGAAAATTCACTATTCCCTCTTCCGCAGGGAGCTGTTTTTACAACAAAAGCAGAAAACACATATCAGGCAGCACCAGCAATCCTTGATCAAAAAGGGTACTCAACAGCGGTTTTCCACGGCAACTATAAATCATTCTGGAACCGCGATGTGATGTACAAATCATTAGGCTATGAGCAATTCTTTGATGCAGCCTATTATTCAATGAAAGATGAAGATGTTGTGAATTATGGACTAAAGGATAAACCGTTCTTTACCGAATCCATTCCGCTGCTTAAATCAATGGAGCAGCCATTTTATTCAAAATTCATCTCATTAACAAATCATTTCCCTTACCCAATTGATGAGGACGAAGCTACTATCGATCCTCATACAACAGGTGATGATTCTGTAGACCATTATTTCCAGACTGCACGTTACATGGATGAATCCTTAAAACAGTTTTTCGAAGACCTGAAAAAGTCAGGGTTATATGACAACACAATGTTTGTGATGTATGGTGATCACTACGGAATCTCTGAAAACCACAACAAAGCGATGTCTCAGGTAATGGGCAAAGAGATTAATGGGTTTGAAAATGCTCAGCTGCAGCGGGTTCCTCTTTTCATTCACGCTCCAGGCCTTGAAGGCGGAAAACAGCACCAGTTCGGCGGACAAGTTGATATTCGCCCTACTCTCCTTCACCTGCTTGGAATAGATACAAAAGATTACGTTCAAATGGGTACGGATTTATTATCAAAAGACCATCAGCAAGTGGTTCCTTTCAGAAACGGCGACTTTGTAACGCCTGAGTTTACTTCAGTTGACGGAAAGTTCTATGATACTGCTACTGGAGAAACAGTTGAGGAAAACGAAGAAATTAAACAAACAGAAGAAATGGTCGATAAAAAATTGACCATTTCAGACAAAATTGTATACGGAGATCTATTGCGTTTCTATACGCCTAAGGGATTTGAACCTGTAGATCCAACTAAATACCGTTATATGGGTCCTGAAGAAACAGAAAAATAA
- a CDS encoding superoxide dismutase family protein codes for MNRKIIFTAIAASLGLSACQASTEFESKEESLPVSEKAVAPVNIDMINSEGVEIGTATLTEALKGVTIRLKAEGLEPGKKAIHLHETGKCEKPDFTSAGAHFNPSKKQHGFDNPKGFHAGDLPNIEIDENGTLDVELHAADVTLKQAKKNSLLDEDGSTIIIHERVDDYMTDPAGNSGNRIACGALVN; via the coding sequence ATGAACAGAAAAATAATTTTCACAGCAATCGCAGCTTCTTTAGGCTTGAGCGCCTGTCAGGCTTCAACAGAATTTGAGTCGAAAGAAGAATCACTGCCGGTCAGTGAAAAAGCAGTTGCACCGGTAAACATTGATATGATCAACAGCGAGGGAGTTGAAATTGGTACAGCTACTCTGACTGAAGCGCTTAAAGGAGTGACAATCCGATTAAAAGCGGAGGGTTTAGAGCCTGGAAAGAAAGCCATTCATCTTCATGAGACGGGGAAATGCGAAAAGCCTGATTTCACATCTGCCGGAGCGCATTTTAATCCTTCCAAAAAGCAGCATGGGTTTGATAATCCAAAAGGCTTTCATGCCGGAGACCTGCCTAACATCGAAATTGACGAGAATGGCACTTTGGATGTCGAGCTGCATGCAGCTGACGTGACATTGAAGCAGGCTAAGAAAAATTCGCTGCTTGATGAAGACGGCAGTACGATCATTATCCATGAAAGAGTGGATGACTACATGACTGATCCTGCAGGAAACTCAGGGAACCGGATTGCTTGCGGGGCCCTCGTAAACTAG
- a CDS encoding DUF3298 and DUF4163 domain-containing protein, producing the protein MTALPVGVTTHKIAGKKLSILYPSITGPQSFSQQKINADILKNVQNQIRFGGYDGGVKTDMQGTYELKTNERDLLSLTLLNYVYSGGAHGMSYLKGLTYDTKTGRKYKLQDLFKKDSNYTERLSSIIDEQLKEREITLLDPPFKSIRPDQDFYLADKSLVLYFQLYEIAAYAYGFLYFPLSIYDLQDIINPDGPLPRLYG; encoded by the coding sequence ATGACGGCATTGCCGGTAGGTGTCACGACTCATAAGATAGCAGGGAAAAAGCTTTCGATATTGTATCCTTCAATAACTGGTCCGCAGTCATTCAGTCAGCAGAAAATCAATGCGGACATCCTTAAAAACGTTCAGAATCAAATTCGTTTTGGAGGGTATGACGGGGGAGTCAAAACGGACATGCAGGGTACCTATGAACTCAAGACGAATGAGCGGGACTTGTTAAGCTTAACGCTGCTGAATTATGTGTATAGCGGCGGCGCTCATGGCATGTCTTATTTAAAAGGGCTGACATACGATACCAAGACAGGCAGGAAGTATAAGCTTCAGGACCTTTTTAAAAAAGACAGCAACTATACAGAACGATTATCTTCCATTATTGATGAGCAGCTTAAGGAAAGAGAGATTACCTTACTCGATCCTCCCTTTAAATCGATTCGCCCTGATCAGGATTTTTATTTAGCTGATAAATCGCTTGTCCTCTATTTTCAGCTCTATGAAATTGCAGCTTATGCCTATGGATTTCTGTACTTTCCCCTCTCCATTTATGATCTGCAGGATATCATCAATCCAGATGGTCCTCTCCCCAGATTATATGGATAG